A stretch of Vairimorpha necatrix chromosome 2, complete sequence DNA encodes these proteins:
- a CDS encoding putative SP-containing protein, translating to MLFLFLFNICEAGREIFDLIAKSMVKTNKTIYTDTVEYVDDSPAYKDPLNYTSCNATAYFSNAEIFNFNQIDYKDLRVASKYIYRIFGKSTPFKEIIRKMISYRTIRREIFNFKNFHKYVKNYIQNIQQENNEINAYLLLKSLAFKCYKLIYLFSFIELEEQKRNELKNAMVESMVLKTKCDCQWQIIQILDTVVYDFLIESLEAVISNSEKKIGQTSSP from the coding sequence ATGCTGtttctatttctttttaatatttgtgaAGCAGGAAGAGAAATATTCGATCTTATTGCAAAATCAATggtaaaaacaaataaaactatttataCTGATACCGTTGAATACGTTGATGATAGCCCTGCATATAAAGATCCTTTGAATTATACTTCTTGTAATGCTACGGCCTACTTTTCAAATGCTGAAATATTTAACTTTAATCAAATTGATTATAAAGATCTAAGAGTTGcatctaaatatatttatcgCATATTCGGAAAGTCTACCCCGTTTAAAGAAATCATTCGGAAAATGATAAGTTACAGAACAATACGAcgagaaatttttaattttaaaaattttcataagtatgtaaaaaattatattcaaaatattcaaCAAGAAAATAACGAAATTAATGCGTATTTGTTACTTAAATCGTTGGCATTTAAGTGTTATAAgctaatttatttgttttcgTTTATTGAGTTAGAGGAACAAAAGAGaaatgaattaaaaaatgctaTGGTTGAAAGCATGGTACTAAAAACTAAATGTGATTGTCAATGGCAAATAATACAAATCTTGGACACGGTagtttatgattttttgattGAGTCCCTAGAAGCCGTTATTTCTAACAGTGAAAAAAAGATTGGACAAACTTCATCGCCAtga